The genomic segment AAATATCTTAAAAAAAACAAATTGTTATTAGAAATATTATCCCACACAAGATGATCATAGTTGAACTTGAATTCGTTAAAGTACGATTTATTTATGTATCTAAAATAATCAGCATCAAAAAGATTGAGTTCTATCCATATATCACCAAATGAATATAAAGATTTACTGATTTTTTTAACAAATTTACGAAAAATTTCTGCACTAACCTTTAAATCAACTGATGGCCTAAATCCTTCTAAAACACTGACCGGAGAAATAAAGAAGTTTTTGAAACCTTTCTCGTTTAATAGAAAAATTAATTCAATTATAGAATTATAATTAATAGTTGTCAGGCATGTCAAAATATTTATTTTAGGTGAAATATCATTGTCCATAAGAACAGATAATGTATCCACCACCTTATTAAATGAACCTGCCTGATTCCTTTGGCGATCATGATCGACTTCCATTCCATCAAGTGAAATGTCAATCCAGTCCGGCTGTAACACCTTTAATTCATCAATAAAAGGCAGGATATCCAATCCATTATCAATAATTCCTACTTTCGTATCCGGCAGTTCTTTTTTTATATATGTTAAAACCTCAAGACTGGTTTTATTAAATGATCGGCCGTTACTCACAAATAAACGTATATCCAGATCATCATAAATATTTTTTACAATTTTCTTCCATTCATCTGCTGAAATATCATTATTATAAACACTGTAATCCGGCGGATAAATACAATGCTGGCACTTATTAGGGCAGTGACCGGTAAAAATCAGCCCAGCACAATAGGGTTTATATGTTTGATAGATACTCTTTAAACCTTCAATCAGTTTATCTTTGTCGGCATCTGAACGAATCAGATCAAGCCAGTTTTCAATAGGTGTCATGAATTACTCATATAGATGACATGCAACTTTGATGCCATTAGCGGTTAAGGTTTTTAATTCAGGTTCCATATTATAACATTTCTCAAAAACAGAAGGGCATCGTGTATGAAATCGGCAGCCGCTTGGAATATCCATAGAGCCTGGAATATCCCCTTTAATCAAATTGTTTTCTGATTTTGCAGGATGAGAATGTACTGGAATTTTGCCAGCATCCAGTAAAGCCTGAGTATAAGGATGTTGTGGATTTTGAAATATATCTGTTTTGTTTCCAGTTTCGAGGATACGACCTAAATACATAACAGAAATTTTTGAGCATATTCTTGATACAGCACCCATATCATGTGAAATCAGGAGGATAGAGATATTGAACTGACGGCGCAGTTCTATTAAAAGATTCAAAATCTGAGCGCCAATTGTTACATCAAGACTTGAGGTCGGCTCGTCGGCAATGATCATTTTGGGCTGTAAGGATATGGCCATTGCAATCATAACCCGCTGACACATTCCACCGCTTAATTCATGCGGATAACTTTTCATACGTTTTTCAGCATCAGGCAACTGAACCATTTTTAATAAGCGAACAGCTTCTTCTTTAGCCTCTTTTTTACTGATTTTTCTGTGCAAACGGATAACTGCCGTCATTTGCTGGGATACTGTATAAAGAGGGTTCAGAGATGCCTGGGGATTCTGGAAAATCATAGCAATTTCTTTTCCCCTGATTTTACGCATATCATTGTTATCCAAGCGTAACAGATCATTGCCTTCCCAAACAATTTCACCCCCGGAAATAAAACCAGGTGGTGATATAAGCCGTAAAATAGACAAAGACAGAACACTCTTGCCGCATCCAGATTCCCCGACCAGACCATGCACCTCGCCGGGTGCTATTTCAATATCAACACCATCCACAGCTCTGATAATACTTTTATCTTTCTGCTTAAAACACGTTTTTAAACCTTTCACTGATAGCAAAGAAGCTGAGTTTGTACCATATGAATTATTGCTATCTACATTAGTCTTCATAACAATACCAGAAGCAAAAATAACCGAATTTTAAAAAATAACAGAATGCAAGTATAGTACCAAAACAGATAGATTTCATATTAATAATCTAACTTGCCGCCTTTAACGGTTTGTATTTTATTCAAAGTCTGTAAAAACAGACTCTTGTGAAAAATTGCTGTATTTATACCTGAAAGACCGGTTGATATTATTAATATTTTCAGCAGGTAGCAAATAAGACTATAAATCACAATAGTAAATATACTTTTTTTAAAACAGTGCTTTTATCTATTTTAGATACTACGCTGTCAATAGTTTGACTAAAAATTTTTCATTATAATAAAAAATTCAAATTTTGTCTATCAGAAATTTTTTCACTCAAATATTATATCCACAAAACTTATAGAAAATAACAAACCTGCAATGGTCAATTTTAATATTTTTTTATAACAATTTGAAATTAATAGGTGATAAATAATATGGTATTTTGTTATTTTTTTATAACATCTTTGTTAGAATATTATAACAAAATGATTATGATAGCTTGATACTTTAAAATCAAAGCCGTTAGCTGTTTTTTTGCTTGGTACAAAATTGGCTTTAGATACAATCAATTGCTTTTTAATAACAACTCATCAAACCAATGTTAATATATTAATATTTACAAACCAACAATATTAAGTAAAACAATACATAAAGTAAAAGAGTAAATCGACCAATTAAGGTTTTATTTCTCTCTTTTGCAAATGATTGATGTTTGTCAGAGGATGGAATAATAGTATAAGCTTTTAAAATTACATGCTTCAATTAATATATCATCTAAAACCCAACTTTATCTGATAAGGCATATTTTATAATGACACAGCCCGGCGCTCCCGCAGCTTATCGCGGATACCGACTTCAAGCACTATATATTCTAAAACGAATTCTCAGCAACAGAAGCAAGGATTATATCTTCCATCCCGAAGGATTTGAGGATTTAGATATCATGGATGGCAATGGACTGATTGAAGTCATACAGGTTAAATCCTTTCCAAAGCTTGTGTTTTCTAAGCTGTTTGACAGTACAGACCACTCCGGTAAATCCCAACATCCCGCTAAAGTTGAACCCTTTTTCAGAC from the Desulfonema limicola genome contains:
- a CDS encoding radical SAM protein, encoding MTPIENWLDLIRSDADKDKLIEGLKSIYQTYKPYCAGLIFTGHCPNKCQHCIYPPDYSVYNNDISADEWKKIVKNIYDDLDIRLFVSNGRSFNKTSLEVLTYIKKELPDTKVGIIDNGLDILPFIDELKVLQPDWIDISLDGMEVDHDRQRNQAGSFNKVVDTLSVLMDNDISPKINILTCLTTINYNSIIELIFLLNEKGFKNFFISPVSVLEGFRPSVDLKVSAEIFRKFVKKISKSLYSFGDIWIELNLFDADYFRYINKSYFNEFKFNYDHLVWDNISNNNLFFLRYFPNSLAGIREFVVNCTGEILPPKVMAKGKIVNEDVFGSLLINKTKFIIDNMANKKSYNIFIKSLFNEQQSLKGVDKYAIR
- a CDS encoding ABC transporter ATP-binding protein gives rise to the protein MKTNVDSNNSYGTNSASLLSVKGLKTCFKQKDKSIIRAVDGVDIEIAPGEVHGLVGESGCGKSVLSLSILRLISPPGFISGGEIVWEGNDLLRLDNNDMRKIRGKEIAMIFQNPQASLNPLYTVSQQMTAVIRLHRKISKKEAKEEAVRLLKMVQLPDAEKRMKSYPHELSGGMCQRVMIAMAISLQPKMIIADEPTSSLDVTIGAQILNLLIELRRQFNISILLISHDMGAVSRICSKISVMYLGRILETGNKTDIFQNPQHPYTQALLDAGKIPVHSHPAKSENNLIKGDIPGSMDIPSGCRFHTRCPSVFEKCYNMEPELKTLTANGIKVACHLYE